A genomic segment from Pectinophora gossypiella chromosome 27, ilPecGoss1.1, whole genome shotgun sequence encodes:
- the LOC126378953 gene encoding E3 ubiquitin-protein ligase RLIM-like, with translation MSLREEDRRKSGCPSRGLGLAAAAIGVGVGAALYYFFSKRPENPDSEGSTSQGWSCEQPQALDISASSNKSDYTTISEHTTTDTSIHDDGTGFFICTSCNQCNRNNDSIISVSSSSTSDMDISDESYDSFEHHDGELSPSTSDEEVVIESEVDSTSDQSTFYDSFSDTSSETGYITLRTMYSENHRSFDTERTSDSDMDNDWDVTSTSEGIPRPSSSHMQMMHSLFNQITDLVSPSRPNVNSSEDDQMRVIREQAFRERPWTLEECSICFEVMLKDQPLLALPCTHNFHVACIGPWLQEQQTCPVCRKRAE, from the exons ATGAGTCTTCGCGAGGAGGATAGGAGGAAAAGTGGTTGTCCGAGCCGCGGACTTGGTCTTGCGGCCGCTGCGATCGGCGTAGGCGTCGGGGCTGCTCTGTACTACTTCTTTAGCAAAAGACCCGAGAATCCAGATTCGGAAGGATCTACCAGCCAAGGGTGGTCCTGCGAGCAGCCACAAGCgtt AGACATATCCGCATCATCTAACAAATCTGACTACACAACAATATCAGAGCACACAACGACTGACACAAGTATTCACGATGACGGCACTGGCTTCTTTATATGCACCAGTTGCAACCAATGCAACAGAAACAACGACTCGATCATATCCGTATCCAGCTCATCAACAAGTGATATGGACATATCTGATGAGTCCTACGATTCGTTTGAACATCATGACGGAGAACTTAGCCCTAGTACATCAGATGAAGAAGTTGTAATAGAAAGTGAAGTGGATTCAACATCCGATCAATCAACATTCTACGACTCATTCTCGGATACATCGTCAGAAACTGGATACATAACTCTAAGGACAATGTATTCTGAAAATCACAGATCGTTTGACACAGAGAGGACATCGGATTCGGATATGGATAACGATTGGGATGTAACGAGTACGTCTGAAGGCATACCCAGACCCAGTAGTAGTCACATGCAAATGATGCACAGCTTGTTCAATCAAATAACAGATTTAGTCAGTCCGTCACGTCCAAATGTTAATTC AAGTGAGGACGATCAAATGCGCGTTATCAGAGAGCAGGCATT CCGCGAGCGCCCGTGGACGCTGGAGGAATGCTCGATCTGCTTCGAGGTGATGCTGAAGGATCAGCCGCTGTTGGCGCTGCCGTGCACCCACAACTTCCACGTGGCGTGCATCGGGCCCTGGCTGCAGGAGCAGCAGACCTGCCCCGTCTGCCGGAAGCGAGCCGAGTGA